The proteins below come from a single Serratia ficaria genomic window:
- a CDS encoding glycosyltransferase family 2 protein: MENGMSNKCLVIVVTYNSEKHIQWCVSGLDNINSDLEIRIVDSGSKDTEYLDHLISTNKLSVIKEENIGFVAGNNKALYDLDKFDWVLFLNPDARIESGCLEKLLSFAALPEQNNVGMLTVPLVRYDIHANKSLNVFDSVGIACNYYGRWQDIKANEPQIDIEETFTPAEAICGAFMLTRVSALTQCVDSKGLPGFERTYYMYKEDIEISQRLVKAGWRLGIYNECTAFHCRGWNASRKAVPYWAKWHSAINDVDVAKKYKWRALPLALSKLAWVKFVEKK; this comes from the coding sequence ATGGAAAATGGTATGAGTAATAAATGCTTGGTTATCGTAGTTACGTATAATAGTGAAAAACATATTCAGTGGTGCGTTAGTGGTCTCGATAACATAAACAGTGATCTGGAAATCAGAATTGTAGATTCAGGTTCTAAAGATACCGAGTATTTAGATCATTTGATATCGACTAATAAGCTTAGCGTTATCAAAGAAGAAAATATTGGTTTTGTTGCGGGCAATAATAAAGCGCTATACGACCTTGATAAATTTGATTGGGTTCTATTTTTGAATCCTGATGCACGTATTGAAAGCGGCTGCCTGGAAAAACTGTTGAGTTTCGCAGCATTACCGGAACAAAATAATGTTGGGATGCTTACGGTTCCATTGGTTCGGTATGATATTCATGCTAATAAGTCGTTGAATGTTTTTGATTCGGTTGGAATAGCCTGTAACTATTATGGACGTTGGCAAGATATTAAGGCGAACGAACCACAAATAGATATTGAAGAGACTTTTACGCCTGCAGAAGCTATCTGCGGTGCTTTTATGTTGACTCGAGTCTCTGCGCTAACTCAATGCGTTGATTCGAAGGGGTTGCCAGGTTTCGAACGTACTTATTATATGTACAAGGAAGACATTGAAATATCTCAGCGACTTGTCAAGGCAGGCTGGCGTTTAGGTATCTACAATGAATGTACCGCATTCCATTGTCGTGGGTGGAATGCCTCGAGAAAAGCTGTTCCATATTGGGCAAAATGGCATTCTGCGATAAATGATGTCGATGTAGCAAAGAAATATAAATGGCGTGCATTACCCTTGGCGTTGAGCAAGCTTGCTTGGGTTAAGTTTGTTGAAAAAAAATAG
- the rfbD gene encoding dTDP-4-dehydrorhamnose reductase, whose protein sequence is MKVLLTGSKGQLGSCFQDRLPQGWEVWATDSDVLDITDLAKVKQAVAQFEPNVIVNAAAYTAVDKAESDRELAALINETGPKNLALAANDVGARLVHVSTDYVFDGTATTPYVETDATNPLGVYGKTKLDGEIAVAGVQPEAIIIRTAWVFSEYGNNFVKTMLRLANDRDTLGVVADQYGCPTYAGDIASAIISLLSANVKGGIYHYCGSDEMNWADFAERIFEYANDAKLIDKNIVVKKITTEDYKTPAARPKYSILSKSKISEQGIRSVSVSDSLRYVLNEIKNK, encoded by the coding sequence ATGAAGGTATTGCTGACGGGCTCTAAAGGGCAGCTGGGCAGCTGCTTCCAGGATCGTTTGCCGCAGGGTTGGGAAGTCTGGGCTACGGACTCGGACGTGCTCGATATTACCGATTTAGCCAAAGTTAAACAGGCGGTCGCGCAATTTGAACCGAACGTTATCGTTAACGCCGCTGCATATACCGCAGTAGATAAAGCAGAGAGTGACCGCGAATTGGCGGCTCTGATCAACGAGACTGGCCCCAAAAATTTGGCGTTGGCAGCCAACGACGTTGGCGCGCGCCTGGTGCATGTGTCGACTGACTATGTTTTCGACGGCACGGCGACGACGCCTTATGTTGAAACCGATGCAACGAACCCGCTGGGCGTTTACGGTAAAACCAAGCTGGATGGTGAGATTGCCGTCGCCGGTGTACAGCCCGAAGCCATCATTATTCGCACCGCTTGGGTATTCAGTGAGTATGGCAATAACTTTGTGAAAACCATGCTGCGGTTGGCTAATGATCGCGACACCTTGGGGGTGGTTGCCGACCAGTACGGTTGCCCGACCTATGCCGGAGATATTGCATCTGCAATTATTAGCTTGCTATCGGCGAACGTCAAAGGTGGTATTTATCATTATTGCGGATCAGATGAAATGAACTGGGCGGATTTCGCAGAAAGAATATTCGAGTATGCGAACGATGCCAAGCTAATTGATAAGAATATTGTAGTGAAAAAAATCACTACTGAAGATTATAAAACACCAGCGGCAAGGCCAAAGTATTCAATTTTATCAAAGAGCAAGATATCTGAACAGGGCATTCGTAGCGTTAGTGTTTCTGATAGTCTGAGATATGTTTTAAATGAAATTAAGAATAAATAA
- a CDS encoding glycosyltransferase produces the protein MGNRDKNGSFMDNLPKVSVYISTFNRLERLKRAIRSVKEQDYKNIELIVCDDASTDETKSFMESLAESDSDIIYLRNEENKGACATRNLGIFKATGHFITGLDDDDEFTPDRIRFLVDSWNDKYSFICCDFIERFADGKQKNFYNKKKDIYFSDFRSILFENVASNQIFTLTSRLRDIGGFNPEVKRLQDWDTWLRLANKYGGFLRKKESKYIMHHDHTINEERVSKSYPLSRSLTDLLNRNKSMYQGSDRDFMQFLIDMSDKKVGIPRAAYWSFIKFNPKFIVKKLINR, from the coding sequence ATGGGCAATCGTGATAAAAATGGGAGTTTTATGGATAATTTGCCAAAGGTGAGTGTTTATATTTCGACGTTCAATCGGTTAGAGCGACTTAAGCGAGCTATTCGTTCTGTAAAAGAACAAGATTATAAAAATATAGAACTGATTGTTTGCGATGATGCTTCTACGGATGAAACGAAAAGTTTTATGGAAAGTCTGGCAGAAAGTGATTCGGATATTATCTATCTGCGTAATGAGGAAAATAAAGGCGCCTGTGCAACAAGGAATTTGGGTATATTCAAGGCTACAGGGCACTTTATTACAGGGCTAGATGACGATGATGAATTTACACCGGATAGAATAAGATTTTTAGTAGATAGCTGGAATGATAAATACTCATTCATTTGTTGTGATTTTATCGAGAGGTTTGCAGACGGGAAGCAAAAGAACTTTTATAATAAAAAAAAGGATATATACTTTAGCGATTTTAGATCGATTCTTTTCGAAAATGTTGCTTCAAATCAGATATTTACATTGACCTCTCGATTAAGAGACATTGGTGGCTTCAATCCTGAAGTTAAGCGCTTGCAAGACTGGGATACTTGGTTACGGTTGGCGAATAAATACGGTGGTTTTTTACGTAAGAAAGAATCGAAGTATATAATGCATCATGATCATACAATTAACGAAGAGCGAGTGTCAAAAAGTTACCCCCTCAGTCGTTCTTTGACGGACTTGTTAAACAGAAATAAGAGCATGTATCAGGGGAGTGATAGAGATTTTATGCAATTTCTTATCGATATGAGTGATAAAAAAGTAGGTATTCCAAGAGCTGCTTACTGGAGTTTTATAAAATTCAATCCGAAGTTTATTGTTAAGAAATTAATAAACAGATAA
- the wbaP gene encoding undecaprenyl-phosphate galactose phosphotransferase WbaP: protein MSALSYSKKTNIVKLILALSDFVFFTLSLVIAVKLIGLFGANIDEFIPESEMSARFLTHVMLAVLCVGWFWVRLRHYTYRKPFWFELKEIFRTLLIFAVCDLALVAFSKWQFSRYVWILTWTLALILVPLARAITKRLLNKLGMWQKHTIIIGSGKNACDAYAALQSEEVLGFAICGFFSSGKQCEKELLGKPVICDEKELWQQSDPETTQFIVALEFDEHALRDEWLKKLAKHHCRSVSVIPTLRGVPLYGTDMSFIFSHEVMILRVSNSLAKRTSRFLKRTFDIIGSVSIILLLSPILAILAYLVSKDGGKAIYGHERVGRDGNKFKCLKFRSMVMNSQEVLKQLLENDPEARAEWDKDFKLKNDPRITRVGKFIRKTSLDELPQLFNVLKGEMSLVGPRPVIEKELERYAGDVDYYLMAKPGMTGLWQVSGRNDVDYDTRVYFDAWYVKNWSLWNDIAILFKTINVVLKRDGAY, encoded by the coding sequence ATGAGTGCGCTCAGTTACTCAAAAAAAACGAATATTGTAAAACTTATATTGGCATTATCTGACTTTGTGTTTTTTACGCTGTCTTTAGTTATTGCCGTAAAGTTAATCGGATTGTTTGGTGCTAACATCGATGAATTCATTCCTGAATCAGAGATGTCAGCTCGTTTTCTGACCCATGTCATGCTGGCCGTGTTATGTGTCGGATGGTTTTGGGTCAGGTTACGCCATTACACATATCGAAAGCCTTTTTGGTTTGAATTAAAAGAAATATTTCGCACCTTATTGATATTTGCGGTATGCGATCTTGCTTTAGTGGCGTTCTCTAAATGGCAGTTTTCGCGTTACGTCTGGATATTGACCTGGACCCTGGCCCTGATATTGGTACCGTTGGCGCGGGCAATAACAAAACGCCTGCTAAACAAACTCGGGATGTGGCAGAAACATACGATTATCATCGGTTCCGGCAAGAATGCTTGCGATGCTTACGCGGCCTTGCAGAGCGAAGAAGTTTTAGGATTCGCAATTTGCGGTTTCTTCTCCAGTGGTAAACAGTGCGAAAAAGAATTGCTGGGAAAACCCGTTATCTGTGATGAGAAAGAATTGTGGCAGCAGAGCGATCCTGAAACGACTCAGTTCATCGTGGCATTGGAGTTCGATGAGCATGCATTGCGTGATGAGTGGCTTAAAAAACTTGCAAAGCATCACTGCCGTTCGGTTTCCGTTATCCCAACACTTCGCGGCGTTCCATTATATGGAACGGACATGTCGTTCATTTTTAGTCATGAAGTAATGATACTGCGAGTGAGTAATAGCCTGGCCAAAAGAACCTCGCGTTTTTTGAAAAGAACATTCGATATTATCGGCTCGGTATCCATTATACTTTTACTGTCCCCAATTTTGGCCATTCTGGCTTATCTGGTTTCTAAAGATGGTGGTAAGGCGATCTATGGTCATGAACGTGTCGGCCGTGACGGTAATAAGTTCAAATGCTTAAAGTTTCGTTCTATGGTGATGAATTCGCAAGAAGTACTCAAGCAACTATTAGAAAATGATCCTGAAGCGCGAGCCGAATGGGACAAAGATTTTAAACTCAAAAATGACCCTCGCATTACCAGAGTCGGTAAATTCATTCGAAAAACCAGTTTAGATGAGTTACCGCAACTCTTTAACGTACTGAAGGGCGAAATGAGTTTGGTGGGGCCGCGTCCGGTAATCGAAAAAGAATTAGAGCGCTATGCCGGCGATGTTGATTACTACCTGATGGCAAAACCTGGAATGACAGGTCTTTGGCAGGTCAGCGGAAGAAACGATGTGGACTATGATACCCGTGTATATTTTGATGCATGGTATGTTAAAAATTGGTCCCTATGGAATGATATTGCAATTCTTTTCAAAACCATCAATGTGGTATTAAAAAGAGATGGCGCATATTAA
- the rffG gene encoding dTDP-glucose 4,6-dehydratase: MKIIVTGGAGFIGSAVARHIINDTADEILVLDSLTYAGNLESLKTIADSERYTFEHADICNRAELDRIFSEFKPDAVMHLAAESHVDRSIDGPAAFIETNIVGTYTLLEAARQYWNTLDADGKKAFRFHHISTDEVYGDLHGTDDLFTETTPYAPSSPYSASKASSDHLVRAWLRTYGFPTIVTNCSNNYGPYHFPEKLIPLIILNALDGKSLPVYGNGAQIRDWLYVEDHARALYKVVTEGEVGETYNIGGHNERKNIEVVQTICRLLDELVPNKPAGVGQYEDLITYVTDRPGHDIRYAIDASKIERELGWKPQETFESGIKKTVEWYLANEEWWSRVKDGSYAGERLGQAR; the protein is encoded by the coding sequence ATGAAAATTATCGTTACCGGCGGTGCCGGGTTTATTGGGTCTGCTGTGGCTCGCCATATTATTAACGATACCGCGGATGAGATCTTGGTTCTGGATAGCCTGACCTATGCAGGGAATCTCGAGTCGTTAAAAACGATTGCAGACAGCGAGCGTTATACATTTGAACATGCCGATATTTGCAATCGTGCAGAACTGGACCGCATCTTTAGTGAATTTAAACCAGATGCAGTGATGCATCTGGCTGCAGAAAGCCACGTAGACCGTTCTATTGATGGCCCCGCCGCATTTATTGAAACCAATATTGTGGGTACTTACACTCTCCTGGAAGCGGCGCGTCAATATTGGAATACGCTGGATGCGGACGGGAAAAAGGCATTCCGTTTCCATCATATTTCTACCGATGAAGTCTATGGCGACTTGCATGGTACCGATGACCTGTTTACCGAGACCACGCCGTATGCCCCAAGCAGCCCGTATTCCGCTTCTAAAGCGTCCAGCGACCATCTGGTTCGCGCGTGGCTGCGTACCTACGGTTTCCCAACCATAGTCACCAACTGTTCCAACAACTATGGTCCTTATCATTTCCCGGAAAAATTGATCCCGCTGATCATCCTTAACGCACTGGATGGCAAATCCTTACCGGTTTATGGCAATGGCGCACAAATTCGTGATTGGCTGTATGTAGAAGACCATGCCCGTGCGCTATATAAAGTTGTCACAGAGGGGGAAGTGGGGGAGACCTACAACATCGGTGGCCATAACGAGCGTAAAAATATCGAAGTGGTGCAAACAATTTGCCGCTTGTTGGATGAGTTGGTGCCAAACAAACCGGCAGGCGTGGGGCAATATGAAGACTTGATTACCTATGTCACTGACCGTCCTGGCCACGATATTCGTTACGCGATTGATGCTTCAAAAATTGAGCGAGAGCTGGGTTGGAAGCCTCAAGAGACGTTTGAGAGCGGTATTAAAAAAACGGTAGAATGGTATCTGGCGAATGAAGAGTGGTGGAGCCGAGTTAAAGATGGTTCATATGCTGGTGAGCGCTTAGGTCAGGCCCGTTAA
- the rfbA gene encoding glucose-1-phosphate thymidylyltransferase RfbA, with protein MKGIVLAGGSGTRLYPITRGVSKQLLPIYDKPMVYYPISVLMLAGIRDILVISTPEDMPSFQRLLGDGSRFGIRLSYEIQPSPDGLAQAFLIGEEFINGERCALVLGDNIYFGQSFGAKLESVVARNEGATVFGYQVMDPERFGVVEFDEQFRALSLEEKPKVPKSNWAVTGLYFYDNNVVDMAKQVKPSHRGELEITTLNQMYLDQGNLNVELLGRGFAWLDTGTHDSLIEASQFIHTIEKRQGFKVACLEEIAFRKGWLSREQVAEEAKLLSKTLYGQYLAHLIGDK; from the coding sequence ATGAAAGGTATTGTATTAGCGGGGGGCTCCGGCACACGTTTATACCCAATCACTCGTGGTGTATCTAAACAATTGCTGCCTATTTATGATAAACCGATGGTTTATTATCCAATTTCGGTGCTGATGTTAGCCGGCATTCGGGACATTCTGGTTATCTCAACGCCAGAGGATATGCCCTCTTTCCAGCGCTTACTTGGAGATGGCAGCCGTTTTGGCATCAGACTGAGCTATGAAATCCAACCAAGTCCAGATGGGCTGGCTCAAGCTTTCCTGATTGGCGAAGAGTTTATCAACGGTGAGCGCTGCGCTCTGGTTCTGGGTGACAATATCTATTTTGGCCAAAGTTTCGGTGCAAAATTGGAAAGCGTAGTAGCCCGTAATGAAGGTGCTACCGTTTTCGGTTATCAGGTTATGGATCCTGAACGGTTTGGTGTTGTTGAGTTTGACGAGCAATTCCGGGCCTTATCTCTTGAAGAAAAACCTAAGGTGCCCAAGTCCAACTGGGCGGTTACCGGCCTGTACTTCTATGACAACAATGTCGTGGATATGGCCAAGCAGGTTAAGCCTTCCCACCGCGGTGAGCTGGAAATTACCACGTTGAACCAGATGTATCTGGATCAAGGTAATTTGAATGTAGAACTGCTGGGGCGCGGTTTTGCCTGGCTGGATACCGGGACACACGACAGCCTGATTGAAGCATCGCAATTCATTCATACCATTGAGAAACGTCAGGGTTTCAAAGTGGCGTGCCTGGAAGAGATTGCATTCCGCAAAGGGTGGCTTTCGCGTGAACAGGTAGCGGAAGAAGCAAAATTGCTCAGTAAGACACTTTATGGGCAGTATCTTGCTCATTTGATCGGGGACAAGTGA
- the rfbC gene encoding dTDP-4-dehydrorhamnose 3,5-epimerase, with protein MQVIDTKIEGVKIIQPKVFGDARGFFLETFEKKRYQEMLNIDLDFVQDNHSRSAKGVLRGLHFQKVNPQGKLVRVVRGEVFDVAVDIRPDSPTYGAWEGVILSEENKTQFWVPPGLAHGFVVLSDIADFEYKCTDYYNPAHEGCLLWNDPEVGIEWPIDNPLLSEKDKVGKLFKELAK; from the coding sequence ATGCAGGTTATCGACACAAAAATTGAAGGCGTAAAAATTATTCAGCCTAAGGTCTTCGGTGATGCGCGCGGTTTCTTCCTGGAAACCTTCGAGAAAAAACGCTACCAAGAAATGCTGAATATCGATCTTGATTTTGTTCAGGACAACCATTCGCGTTCCGCCAAAGGCGTGTTGCGCGGCTTGCATTTTCAAAAAGTAAATCCGCAAGGTAAGCTGGTTCGCGTAGTCCGCGGCGAAGTTTTCGATGTGGCCGTCGATATTCGTCCGGATTCACCGACCTACGGCGCCTGGGAAGGCGTCATTCTGTCGGAAGAGAACAAGACGCAATTTTGGGTCCCGCCAGGCTTGGCACATGGTTTCGTGGTTCTTTCCGATATTGCCGATTTCGAATATAAATGCACGGATTACTACAACCCGGCGCATGAAGGTTGTCTGCTGTGGAACGATCCTGAAGTTGGTATCGAATGGCCAATTGATAATCCACTGCTTTCTGAGAAAGATAAAGTCGGTAAGTTGTTTAAGGAGTTGGCCAAATGA
- the wzc gene encoding tyrosine-protein kinase Wzc, with protein MADKNRVSVSQGDSSDELDIGRLVGELIDNRWLIIGVTAIFLTFGIIYCLFATPIYSANAIVQVEQNVGNKLLSNINQMLPSGQPQSAPEIELLKSRMILGKTIEDLNLTTEIQQNYFPIFGRGLARLMHNDPGKLAVTKFSVPKSWDSPSLTLTVDSPTDYTISKDGDELFKGKVGVFAENKGVSILVSDIVAEPGTDFTITARTFLSVVNQLTQQYDVVDQGKDTGVLGLTLTGDDPVLIQKILDSITRNYLEQNIERKSEEDAKSLVFLRMQLPKVREALDTAEDKLSRYRQQKDSVDLSMEAKSILDSIVSVEGQLNELTFKEADISKLYTKEHPAYRSLLEKRKTLEEERERLNKRVNTMPETQQEVVRLSRDVDSGKEVYMQLLNREQELNISKASTIGNVRIVDRSMTADKPVQPRKAVILFLSLVLGGLVSCGYVLARTYLHRGIESPEQLEALGINVYASVPLSEWQRKQDIELQSKMGGKKRNADANSLLAFGNPADLAVEAIRSLRTSLHFAMMEAKNNVLMISGASPGIGKTFISANLAAVVAQTGQRVLLIDSDMRKGYAHELLGADGKRGLSDVLSGKMAINEAIQNTDNNVFDFISRGQIPPNPSELLMHRRFEEALAWASEHYDLVLVDTPPILAVTDAAIIGKLAGTSLLVARFELNSPKEVEVSVRRFEQNGIDIKGVILNAVVRKASNYYSYGYDYYEYSYKSKE; from the coding sequence ATGGCAGATAAGAATAGAGTAAGTGTGTCGCAGGGTGACAGTTCGGATGAACTGGATATCGGTCGTTTAGTCGGAGAGCTGATTGACAATCGCTGGTTGATTATTGGTGTTACGGCAATTTTTCTTACCTTCGGCATTATATATTGCCTGTTCGCAACGCCGATCTACAGTGCGAATGCGATTGTTCAGGTTGAGCAAAACGTAGGCAACAAGCTATTAAGCAACATCAACCAGATGTTGCCTTCGGGTCAGCCGCAGTCAGCGCCGGAAATTGAATTATTGAAGTCCCGAATGATTCTCGGGAAGACAATAGAAGATTTGAACTTGACGACGGAAATCCAACAGAATTACTTCCCCATCTTCGGCCGCGGTTTAGCGCGTTTGATGCATAACGACCCGGGAAAATTGGCGGTAACCAAGTTTAGCGTACCGAAAAGTTGGGATTCCCCTTCGTTGACCCTGACGGTAGACAGCCCGACTGATTACACTATCAGCAAAGATGGTGACGAGCTGTTTAAAGGCAAGGTTGGCGTATTTGCCGAGAACAAGGGCGTCTCAATTCTGGTCAGTGACATTGTTGCTGAACCTGGCACCGACTTCACCATTACGGCCAGAACCTTCTTGTCAGTCGTTAATCAGCTGACTCAACAGTATGACGTTGTTGACCAAGGTAAAGATACCGGCGTTTTAGGTTTGACCCTGACAGGGGATGACCCGGTTCTGATCCAAAAGATTTTAGACAGCATTACGCGTAACTATCTTGAGCAAAACATTGAACGCAAGTCAGAAGAGGATGCCAAAAGTCTGGTATTCCTGCGGATGCAGTTGCCGAAAGTTCGTGAGGCTTTGGATACAGCCGAAGATAAATTGAGTCGCTATCGTCAGCAGAAAGACTCTGTTGACCTGTCGATGGAAGCCAAATCGATACTCGACAGTATTGTTTCCGTAGAAGGTCAGTTGAATGAGTTGACCTTCAAAGAAGCCGACATTTCTAAGTTGTATACCAAGGAACACCCTGCGTATCGTTCTTTGCTCGAAAAGCGTAAAACGCTTGAAGAAGAAAGGGAACGTTTAAACAAGCGGGTGAACACCATGCCTGAAACTCAACAGGAAGTTGTACGTTTGAGTCGAGACGTGGATTCTGGCAAAGAAGTCTATATGCAATTGCTTAATCGTGAGCAGGAGCTGAATATTTCCAAAGCCAGTACCATTGGTAACGTGCGCATCGTCGACCGTTCAATGACAGCTGATAAACCTGTGCAGCCGCGTAAAGCGGTCATTCTGTTCCTGAGCCTGGTCTTGGGTGGTTTGGTGTCCTGCGGTTACGTGTTGGCACGGACTTATCTGCATCGTGGTATTGAAAGTCCTGAACAGCTGGAAGCATTGGGTATCAACGTTTATGCGAGCGTGCCACTTTCAGAATGGCAGCGTAAACAGGATATTGAACTGCAGTCTAAAATGGGTGGCAAGAAGCGAAACGCTGACGCCAATTCATTGCTGGCCTTTGGCAACCCTGCCGATCTGGCGGTAGAAGCAATTCGTAGCCTGCGCACCAGCCTGCATTTCGCCATGATGGAAGCTAAGAATAATGTGTTAATGATCTCTGGCGCCAGCCCGGGCATCGGTAAAACATTCATTAGTGCCAACCTGGCAGCCGTTGTGGCACAAACGGGCCAACGGGTGCTGCTGATCGACAGCGATATGCGTAAAGGTTATGCGCATGAGTTACTCGGTGCAGACGGGAAAAGAGGGCTCTCAGACGTATTATCCGGGAAGATGGCCATTAATGAGGCTATACAGAATACTGATAACAACGTTTTTGACTTTATTTCTCGTGGGCAAATCCCGCCAAACCCGTCAGAGCTGTTAATGCATAGACGTTTTGAAGAGGCGTTGGCCTGGGCATCTGAACATTACGATTTGGTATTGGTCGATACCCCACCAATTCTGGCGGTGACCGATGCGGCGATCATCGGCAAACTTGCGGGCACCTCGTTGTTGGTGGCCAGGTTCGAGTTGAACAGCCCGAAAGAAGTCGAGGTGAGCGTTCGCAGGTTTGAGCAGAATGGCATTGATATTAAAGGCGTGATACTCAATGCTGTGGTGAGAAAGGCATCTAATTATTACAGCTATGGCTATGATTACTATGAATATAGCTATAAATCAAAAGAATAA
- a CDS encoding arsenate reductase/protein-tyrosine-phosphatase family protein has translation MFNSILVVCVGNICRSPTGERLLKNLLPNKKISSAGLGALVDKPADATAAEVAIERGTSLDGHQAQQLTAKMCREYDLILVMEKEHIDSVCRLAPEVRGKTMLYGHWLAQREIADPYRKSREAFEFVYELLDKSAQKWAQALSR, from the coding sequence ATGTTTAATTCGATATTGGTTGTTTGTGTTGGCAATATCTGTCGCTCCCCTACGGGGGAGCGTTTATTGAAGAATTTGCTGCCAAACAAAAAAATCTCTTCGGCGGGATTGGGTGCTTTGGTCGATAAGCCGGCAGATGCAACCGCAGCTGAGGTCGCGATAGAGCGAGGAACCTCACTCGACGGGCACCAGGCGCAACAGCTGACGGCAAAAATGTGTCGCGAGTACGATCTGATTCTGGTGATGGAGAAAGAGCATATTGATTCCGTCTGCCGTTTGGCGCCTGAGGTCAGGGGAAAAACCATGCTGTATGGGCATTGGCTCGCGCAGCGAGAAATTGCCGACCCCTACAGGAAATCCCGCGAAGCCTTCGAGTTTGTATATGAGCTTCTTGATAAATCAGCCCAAAAATGGGCTCAAGCTTTAAGCCGCTAA
- a CDS encoding O-antigen ligase family protein has protein sequence MSKIKSSFFIKTTIYLLVLRSPLIIVSILCYLFSHKKIFAKFTITIIPFLIFLVVAALYSMQMNNDLANISGQGRDILLAVIVALFLVECGRYDISNREIIYNSLKICLSLIACGKIFIIIFSVITGISSLDIITWITEVWDINMMKLGVGDTFITRLQIPMDSLVPFMLYFITKDMILGRGGVNTKIVFILLVISLALTLSRSFWAQGVLFIGLAILLEATFSKIVKISILSIVGIVIILFFTPLGDVIFALIDSRLNNQSLNAASDKERIFQNNALLNAISSHPLLGHGMGYYIPNALRSTSTPYLYESQTLSLVMDFGIIGVSTLFLIFLFTCLSNAINVNGKKRVKNLIMPLVCFAIWLLSGSVNPFLFGASGGIIIFFFSRFHFVDDFYKEK, from the coding sequence ATGTCTAAAATAAAATCTAGTTTCTTTATAAAAACTACAATATATTTGCTCGTTCTACGCAGTCCATTAATTATTGTTTCTATACTCTGCTATTTGTTTTCACATAAGAAAATATTTGCCAAGTTCACTATAACCATTATCCCTTTTTTAATATTCTTGGTTGTCGCGGCTCTTTATTCAATGCAAATGAATAATGATTTGGCAAATATATCGGGTCAGGGTAGGGATATTCTTCTTGCGGTTATTGTTGCCTTGTTTTTGGTTGAGTGTGGGCGTTATGATATTAGTAATAGGGAAATAATATATAATTCTTTAAAGATATGTCTTTCCTTAATTGCATGTGGGAAAATATTCATCATAATATTTTCTGTGATCACAGGGATTAGCTCGCTAGATATCATTACCTGGATTACAGAAGTCTGGGACATTAATATGATGAAGTTGGGTGTCGGCGATACATTCATCACTCGTCTACAAATCCCCATGGATTCACTAGTTCCATTTATGCTTTATTTCATAACGAAAGATATGATTCTTGGGAGGGGGGGGGTTAATACTAAGATCGTTTTCATATTATTAGTTATCTCTCTCGCTTTAACCTTATCAAGATCTTTCTGGGCTCAAGGTGTTCTGTTCATTGGCTTGGCTATATTATTAGAAGCTACATTTTCAAAAATTGTCAAGATATCGATTTTATCTATAGTTGGCATCGTAATAATACTATTCTTTACCCCGCTTGGTGATGTAATATTTGCACTTATAGATTCCCGACTGAATAATCAGAGTTTAAATGCTGCTTCTGACAAGGAGCGTATATTCCAAAACAATGCATTGTTAAATGCAATATCTTCTCATCCTCTTCTCGGCCATGGAATGGGATATTATATACCAAATGCACTGCGGTCAACGTCTACGCCATATTTGTATGAAAGTCAAACCTTGTCATTGGTTATGGATTTTGGAATAATAGGTGTCAGCACTCTGTTTTTGATTTTCTTATTTACATGTCTATCCAATGCTATAAATGTCAATGGTAAAAAACGAGTTAAGAATTTAATTATGCCATTAGTGTGTTTTGCTATCTGGTTATTATCTGGTTCTGTGAACCCGTTTTTATTCGGTGCTTCAGGCGGGATTATTATATTCTTCTTCTCGAGATTCCATTTCGTTGATGATTTCTACAAAGAAAAATGA